The following nucleotide sequence is from Paracrocinitomix mangrovi.
TGTCGTAGACATCCTCAATAATTTTGCGGCTTTTGAGTCGTTCGGATAAAGGGAAAGTAGACATTAATCATTCAATTTTGTTTGCTTTAACTCCTTATCCACCTGCTCTAATTCATTATAAAAATCTTCACCAAAAGCCCTGATGATAGGTTCCTTTAAAAATTTGTAAACCGAAACTTTTAACTCTTTGCCCAATTTACAAGCATCACTGCATATCGGCCATCTATCATAATTCAAACTACTAAAAGATCTATACTCCTTTACGCGAATTGGATATAGATGACAAGAAATAGGTTTGTTAAAATGGATGGCTCCATCTCTGTAAGCCTGCTCAATTCCACACTTATAAATTCCATCTTCACCTTTGGTAACAAATGAACATTCTTTTCCGCCATTTAACATGGTAACAGGATCATTATCTCTATCCATATAAAAGACCCCATTTTTTTCAATCTCTGCCAATCCTTTTTCATTCAGATAAGGCTTAATCAAATCAATATGATCTTCCAATAAATTGACTTCATCCATGGTCAATGGCGCACCATCATCCCCATCTACACAACAAGCTCCTTTACATGCACTCAAATTGCATACAAACTCTTCTTCAAAAAGTTCGGTAGAAACCAGTTTATCACCTATCTCTATTATCATAATGCAAATGTAATGTTTGTTAAGAGCAAAAAATTGAAGGGGGCATTATTTATCTTCTTCTGCCAACTTTGTCAAAGTTCTTTTTTTTACGCTTAGCCAATTTTTTATACAGATTGACTTTTTCCTCGTATCCTTTCTTCCTTCTCCTATAGGTATTCATTGCGAGCAGATAAAAAATAAGTGTAATAACTCCACAAATGGCGATACCTAATAATATGCTTTGCCAGGAATATTCACCACTACTGTTATTTGTGTGATGAATAAAACCGGAAGGTAATCTTTGAACAAGTAACATAAGTGTCCAAGATACAAATGATTGGGTAATTTTTTTGTTATGGCTTAAAATCTAAGTTGAATCAATAATTCTATATTTAGCATCCAAATTACCTACCCATTAAGTTGTTAGCATCTTGAAACAAATAGTAAAATCCCTGTTCATTTTATTGCTTGCTATTAGCTGCAACAATACTACCCAAGTAGAGAATCAACCGGGTAACATAGAAGTAAATCCTCCTTCTTCTGAATTAAATCTAAATGAAGGATATTTCTTTAATCAGCTCACTAATGACACTATTCAGGATATCATAGATTTTTATGGTGATACAGTAATTACCGGTCAGGAAATTGATTTTGAAGGTGAAACTTTTTCAAATGAAGAGAAGAATTTCATTAAAAAACAAGTAAAATATAATCCTTCAGCCGTTTCACATTTTGAAGCTTATCCAAATTTTAAAATGGCAAGCGGAGTTTTTGAGGAGCATCAAATCAAGAAAGAAAATCTAAAAGTGATTAATGTTAAATCCACTTTTAATGACACTACCCCTCATTTTATCATTGGGGCATTAGGAGATACAATACCAACAGGAGTGCCTTTTAAAATGACCGGAGAAAAAGTAAAGCTAATACAACCGGAAATAGTCGCAGCTAAACCTCCTTCATACAAAGATGCTACAAGTGTTAATATCCAGTATTTTGATATTTATCAGGGTTTAAAATCTTCCACTTCAAGAGGGTTATTACAAGACAGCAAGGGTAATATTTGGATGGGCACATCAGGAGGTGGGGCTAGCAAATATGATGGTCACAATTTCATCCATTACTCAGAAGAATCAGGTTTATACGCAAATTCAGTTAATTCATTTTATGAAGATTTAAAAGGAAATATTTGGATGGCAACTGATCAGGGACTATCAAAATTTGACGGCGAAAGTTTTACAAATTACACAGAAGAAAACGGTTTGCCTTTTAATAGAGTTTGGGATGTAAAGGGGGACAAAGATGGAGTAATATGGTTTGGTGGAGTTGGGTGTTTAAATAAATTAGATGGTGACTCTTTAACCATTTATTCCCATAACGAAGGTATGGCAGAAAAAGTAATTCTTTCCCTTTTAATTGACCATAAGAATAGAGTTTTGGTAGGAACAAATGGAGGAGGCCTGCATATTTTTGACGGAGAGAACATCACCATTTTAAGTAGCGAAACTGTAGGTCTTAATAGAGATGTAATCAATGACATTGAAGAAGACAAAAATGGGGTGATTTGGCTGGCACTAGGAATGGGTGGTGGCTTGAACAGGTTTGACGGAAATTCTATTAAAAGATATTCAACTGAAAGTGGTTTAAATCACAACATAATCCGATCTACATTAATAGATAGTAAAGGAAATATTTGGTTTGGAACTTATGGAGCCGGAATTACTAAATGCGAAATCAATGAAGCAGGTGAAATTATTTCGTTGTACACTTTTGATGAATCAAACGGCTTAACCAGCAATGTTGTTGAAGAAATTATGGAAGACAATGCCGGAAATATATGGTGTGGAACAAAAGATGGTGGAGTTTGTATGATTGATTTTAACGGTTTTGAAAATTATGCTGAAAATGAAGGAATTAGCAATCGACATGTAAGTAGTATTGCTAAAGATAAAAATGGAGATTTATGGTTCGCCACTTTTGGGGCAGGAGTAACCAAATACAATGGTCAAACATTTTCACATATTGATCAAGACGCCAACATCAACAGGAATTTTTTAAGATCGATTTACAATGATAAAACAGGAAATATTTGGATGGGATATAATTCAGGTGGGGTCAGTAAATTTGACGGAGAAACCTTCACCAATATCTACATTAGTGATGCATACGGCGGAAGTTCAATATCATTAATTTACAATGATAATGCAGGTAATTATTGGTTTGGAAATGATTTAGGCATTTCAAAATTCGACGGTAATGAAATGACGCATTATCATGGAGCGAATGCCTTTGCCAGTTTTACAATTCACTCAATTTTGGAAGATGATGAACAAACTATGTGGATGGGTAGCCACGGAAGAGGTTTATACAAAATAGTTGATGACAAAATCACCTATTACACTGAAAGAGAAGGATTAAGTTCAAATTTTGTTTCTTGTTTGTCTCAAGATCCTCAAGGTAGAATATGGATAGGTACCTACTTTGGCGGAATAAATGTTTTTGACGGTGAATCATTCACCTATTACTCAGAAAAAGATGGTTTACCATCTAATAATATTCGTTCAATAATTCAGGATCCAAAAGGAAACTTTTGGCTAGGGACCTCAAATGGAGTGGCATACATTTGCTTTGATAATCCAAAACCCAAAATTTACAGTTTTGGAAATCTGGATGGATTAAAAGGAATAAACTTTAATTCAAACAGTGTAGAAATAGATAATGAAAACAAAATTTGGTGGGGCACCGACAAAGGTTTGGTTGCACTGGATGTAGACAACTTAAAACTTTCAGAAAATCCCCCTCAAGTATCTTTGAGACAATTGGATCTCCATGGAAAATTTGTTGATTTCAGAAACAATGAAGACAGTCTTTTGGAAGATATAACTTACACTGAAGTAGCTTCATTTGAAAACTATCCTCTCAATTTAAAATTACCGTACAATAAAAATCATTTGACTTTCCACTTTTCTGCACTTGATTGGAATGCTCCACATAAAATTAAATACAGCTACATTTTAGAAGGATTAAACAATGACTGGAGTGAACCTAGTGATGAAGGAAAAGCAGAATACAGAAACCTGCCACATGGACAATTTAATTTTAAAGTATGTGCCATTGGTGAAAGTGGTGAATGGAGTCAACCATTTATTTACAGTTTTACAATTACACCACCATGGTGGAAAACCTGGTTTGCTCGCATTTCTTTCATTGTAATTGTTTTGTTAATAATGTATGTTGGGATGCGTTTGAGAACCAGACAACTTAAAATACGACAAAAGGAACTAGAAACTAAAGTTGACATTGCCACTCAAGAAATTAGAACACAGAAAGAAGCCGTTGAAAAGCAAAAAGCAGTCATTGAGCAGACACACAAACAACTTGCAGATACACATCAGGAACTGGAAGAGAAAAACACTGAGATTTTAGACAGTATTCAATACGCAAAAAGAATCCAATCTGCCATTCTTCCACCAGAAAAATTGATTCATCAACACTTACCAAACAGCTTTATCCTATATAAGCCTAAAGATATTGTTGCCGGTGATTTTTATTGGATGGAAGTAAAACCAAATGAAGTGCTAATTGCAGCAGCAGATTGTACCGGTCACGGTGTTCCGGGTGCAATGGTTTCTGTTATTTGTAATAATGGATTGAACAGATCTGTTAGAGAATTTAGCTGTGAAAAGCCGGGTGAAATATTGGATAAAACAAGAGAGTTGGTAATTGCGGAATTCGAAAAATCTGAAGAAGAAGTGAAAGACGGAATGGACATTGCGCTTGTTTCGCTTACACTCAATAAAAAGAATGATATAGAGAATGAGAATGAAGATAACGAGCATTCTGTTTCTCATTCTCATTCTACTTCTCATTCTGTTTCTCATTCTCATTCTCTTCTAAAGTATGCTGGAGCTCACAATCCACTTTGGGTTATTAGAAAAGGAGAAACGGAAATTGAAGAAATAAAAGCTGATAAACAACCAATAGGAAAATTCATTGATGCAGTTGATTTTCAAACACATGAAATAACCTTAAATAAAGGAGATCGTTTTTATATATTTTCAGATGGTTTTGCCGATCAATTTGGTGGAGATAAAGGCAAAAAATTTAAGTCGTCTAACTTTAAAAAGCTATTGCTGTCCATTCAATCAAATTCCATGTTTGAGCAGCAAGCTATTATTGACCAAACATTCGAAGAATGGAAAGGACATCTTGAACAACTAGATGATGTTTGTGTAATTGGTGTTGAAGTTTAGGCTAATCAATCTTAATTTTTGGCAATCCCAAATTGAATTTTACGGCCAAAATTCTGATACCTATCACTAAAGAAACAGCAATAATAAATCCTACAACAGGTAATAAAAAAACATTTTGAAAAAGGAAAAACACCACTACTCCAACTAATGCAGCTGAAGCGTAAATTTCTTTTCTAAAAATCAGGGGAACATCATTGCACAATACATCTCTCAGCAATCCACCAAAAGTTCCAGTTATCATTCCGCAGATGATAGCATATACTGGATCAATACCTGCCGCCAGAGCTTTTTGAAATCCACCTATTGCAAAAACTCCCAAACCAATGGCGTCAAACAGGAATAGTGATTTTCTAAGAATCTGCAGTTTCTTATAAAACACATATGCCAAAACAACGCCACAGAAGACCGCTAAAGCATACCACTTGCTCTGCATCCATCCAACCGGTAAAGAACCTATTAAAACGTCTCTAATCGTCCCTCCGCCCAATGCTGTGACAAAGGCAATAACACTTACTCCTACAAAATCAAATCTTTTATTTGCGGCGGTCAATGCACCACTGATTGCAAAAACCATTGTTCCAATAACTTCTACTACGAACATATCATAAAACAAAAAACCCGATCTCATAACGAGATCGGGTTTGTATAAATAGATTTTTAATCTTATCCTTTTAGTGCTTCTGCACCTCCAACGATCTCTAAAATCTCGTTTGTAATTGCTGCCTGACGAGCTTTGTTGTAATCAATTTTCAATTGTTTATTCAACTCAGCTGCGTTATCAGTTGCTTTGTGCATTGCAGTCATCCTTGCTCCATGTTCACCAGCATGTGAATCTAATAAAGCAGAGTACAACTGAATTTTTAAAGATTTAGGAATTAAGCTTTCCACGATCTCTTCTTTTGAAGGTTCAAAAATGTAATCAAGATTCACTTTTGATTCTTCATCTGATTCAGCAGGTACAATGGGTAAAAATTGCTCAGCAGTTACAATTTGAGTGGCTACATTTTTAAAGTGGTTATAAACCAATATCACTTTATCAATGTTTCCTGCAGTATAAGCATCCATGATTTTTTCAGCTGCCGGAGCTGCTTTATCAAATGACAAGTCGTTCCAGATTTCCTCCATGTGACTTGGCAAGTTTCTACCACGAATGTTGAATTCAGTTTTCTTAAAAACGTCGTTCGCTTTTTTACCGATAGACAAAACAGAAACGTTTTTATCTGCATAATCGTTCTTAGCCAATCTCAACGCTTCTTTGATTACGTTGTTATTGAAACCACCACATAAACCTCTGTTAGAAGTTACTGCAACGATCAATACATTTTTAATGTCTCCACGCTCAGCAAATTTGTTTTCAGACAAATCCAATGAAGCAGATAAATTAGATAAAATCTCCTGCAATTTATTTGAATAAGGACGCATTTGCGTAACGGCATCCTGAGCTCTTTTTAACTTAGCAGCAGATACCATTTTCATGGCAGAAGTAATTTGCATAGTAGAGTCTACTGATGCAATTCTGTTTCTAATTTCTTTTAAGTTCGCCATATCTATTTTAAGATATAAAACAAAAGATCGCTTCGCTCTTCAACCAAGCGATCTGTCTTAATTCTAACTATTATTCGTATTTAGCAGCAATATCTTTTGCTACTGTCTCCAATACATTTGTCAAATCATCATTGTAATCACCTTTGGCCAATTTGTCCATAGTGTCTTTGTGATTTGCATTCAATGTATTGATAAACTGAGATTCGAATTCTTTTACTTTGTTTACAGGAACATTAGTCAATAAACCTTTTGTTCCAACGTAAATAATAGCAACTTGATTCTCTACTCTAAATGGATCTCCTTCTCTTTGTTTCAAGATCTCCACGTTTTTAGATCCTTTATCAAGTACCGCTTTAGTAGCAGCATCCAAATCAGAACCAAATTTTGCGAAGGCCTCTAACTCTCTATATTGCGCTTGATCCAATTTCAAAGTACCAGATACTTTTTTCATTGATTTAATTTGCGCAGATCCACCAACACGTGATACAGAGATACCAACGTTAATTGCAGGACGTACACCAGAGTTAAACAAGTTAGACTCCAAGAAAATCTGACCATCAGTAATCGAAATTACGTTAGTCGGAATATATGCAGATACGTCACCCGCTTGTGTTTCAATAATTGGAAGGGCAGTTAATGATCCACCACCTTTTACTTTTCCTTTCAATGATTCAGGAAGGTCATTCATTTCACCTGCAATTTTATCGTCAGCGATAACTTTAGCAGCTCTCTCTAACAATCTTGAGTGCAAGTAGAATACGTCACCAGGGTAAGCCTCACGTCCTGGAGGTCTTCTAAGTAACAATGATACCTCACGGTAAGCAACTGCTTGTTTTGATAAATCATCATAGATAATCAAAGCAGGTCTTCCTGTATCTCTAAAATACTCACCAATTGCAGCACCAGCAAACGGAGCATAGAACTGCATTGGAGCAGGGTCAGATGCGTTTGCAGCAACAATTGTTGTATAAGCCATAGCTCCTGCAGCTTCTAATTTAGAAACGATTCCAGCAACAGTTGAAGCTTTTTGTCCAATTGCTACATAGATACAGAATACAGGCTCTCCTTTATCGTAAAATTCTTTTTGATTCAAAATGGTATCGATCGCCACTGTAGTTTTACCAGTTTGACGGTCACCAATGATCAACTCTCTTTGTCCTCTTCCAATTGGAATCATTGAGTCAATCGCTTTAATACCAGTTTGCAACGGCTCGTTTACCGGCTGACGGAAAATTACACCGGGTGCTTTTCTTTCTAAAGGCATTTCCAAAGTTTCGCCTTGAATTTCACCTTTACCATCAATTGGAGTACCCATTGTGTCAACAACACGTCCAACAATACCTTCACCTACATTAATAGAAGCGATTAAGTTCAATCTTTTTACAGTATCTCCTTCTTTAATCTCATCAGATTTTCCTAACAATACTGCACCAACGTTGTCTTCCTCAAGGTTCAAAACGATTCCTCTTAAACCATTGTGGAATTCAATCATCTCACCGTACTGAACTCCGTTCAATCCGTAAATACGTGCAATACCATCACCTACTTGAAGGATAGTACCTACTTCTTCTAATTCAGCTTCCGTTTTAACTCCTGAAAGTTGCTCTCTCAAAATTGCAGAAACTTCTGCCGGTTTTACATCTGCCATCTTTATTTGTTTTTGTTTGGTGTCAATCGCTTTAGCTTAATTTATCGATCAACACAAATACTTTAGTTTAACAATATGTTTTTCAAATTCGCCAATTGACTCTTAATAGAAGCGTCAATTTGTTTATCTTCAACTGAAACGATAAATCCACCAATCAAAGATTGATCAACTGATTCGTTCAATTCAACATCACCTTTAAAGTGCTCGTTTACTTTAGCAACGATAGCTTTCTTTACTTTATCCTCTAAAGCAACTGCAGATTTTAAATTAACCACTACAATTCCCTTGTGTTTTTTATACTGAGAGATAAAGCTTTCTGTAATTTCAGGTAATAAGTTTTCTCTTGAATTTTTTGTAATCAACTTCAAAAACTCAAGGGTCATTTTTTCAACTTTACCTTGAAACATTGCATCATAAACCGTGTTCTTTTTTCTTTTTTGAATTATCGGAGAATCCAAAAATGCCATGAACTCGCGGCTATCGTAGCAAAGTGAATCTAGCATTTGCACATCAGCATATACCTTTTCAATTGACTTCATTTCAATTGCCAGGTCCATGTATGCTGTTGCGTATCTTATTGCTGCTTTACTTGCTGCCATTTGTTTTTGTTTAGATCAAAGATTAAGGAGAAAAGAGCAATGACTTTATGAGTCGGATTTCTTAATTCCCTGTTCCTTTTTCAATTTTTTAATTAACGTTGATGTCTTCAGCTAATTTTTCAGCCAATGCTTTTTGTTTAGCATCAGATGTCATTTCACCTTTAATTACTTTTTCAGCAATTTCTAGAGACAATGAAGCTACTGTAGTTTTCAATTCAGATAAAGCAGCAGCTTTTTCTGATTGAATAGTTTTTTGTGCGTCAGCAATAATTCTGTTTGCTTCAGCTTTAGCTTCTTCTCTTGCCTCAGCCACCAATTTTTTGCTAGTTTCAGTTGCTTCTTTCATCATCTGATCACGCTCAACTCTAGCTTCTTTCAACATCTTCTCATTTTGAGCTTGCATTTGTTGCATCTCGTGCTTTGTTTTTGTCGCCATTTCAATTGACTCAGCGATTACTTTTTCACGATCGTTAACAGCAGTTAACATTGGTTTCCAAGCAAACTTCTTTAATAAGAATAACAAAACAAGAAATAC
It contains:
- a CDS encoding ligand-binding sensor domain-containing protein — protein: MKQIVKSLFILLLAISCNNTTQVENQPGNIEVNPPSSELNLNEGYFFNQLTNDTIQDIIDFYGDTVITGQEIDFEGETFSNEEKNFIKKQVKYNPSAVSHFEAYPNFKMASGVFEEHQIKKENLKVINVKSTFNDTTPHFIIGALGDTIPTGVPFKMTGEKVKLIQPEIVAAKPPSYKDATSVNIQYFDIYQGLKSSTSRGLLQDSKGNIWMGTSGGGASKYDGHNFIHYSEESGLYANSVNSFYEDLKGNIWMATDQGLSKFDGESFTNYTEENGLPFNRVWDVKGDKDGVIWFGGVGCLNKLDGDSLTIYSHNEGMAEKVILSLLIDHKNRVLVGTNGGGLHIFDGENITILSSETVGLNRDVINDIEEDKNGVIWLALGMGGGLNRFDGNSIKRYSTESGLNHNIIRSTLIDSKGNIWFGTYGAGITKCEINEAGEIISLYTFDESNGLTSNVVEEIMEDNAGNIWCGTKDGGVCMIDFNGFENYAENEGISNRHVSSIAKDKNGDLWFATFGAGVTKYNGQTFSHIDQDANINRNFLRSIYNDKTGNIWMGYNSGGVSKFDGETFTNIYISDAYGGSSISLIYNDNAGNYWFGNDLGISKFDGNEMTHYHGANAFASFTIHSILEDDEQTMWMGSHGRGLYKIVDDKITYYTEREGLSSNFVSCLSQDPQGRIWIGTYFGGINVFDGESFTYYSEKDGLPSNNIRSIIQDPKGNFWLGTSNGVAYICFDNPKPKIYSFGNLDGLKGINFNSNSVEIDNENKIWWGTDKGLVALDVDNLKLSENPPQVSLRQLDLHGKFVDFRNNEDSLLEDITYTEVASFENYPLNLKLPYNKNHLTFHFSALDWNAPHKIKYSYILEGLNNDWSEPSDEGKAEYRNLPHGQFNFKVCAIGESGEWSQPFIYSFTITPPWWKTWFARISFIVIVLLIMYVGMRLRTRQLKIRQKELETKVDIATQEIRTQKEAVEKQKAVIEQTHKQLADTHQELEEKNTEILDSIQYAKRIQSAILPPEKLIHQHLPNSFILYKPKDIVAGDFYWMEVKPNEVLIAAADCTGHGVPGAMVSVICNNGLNRSVREFSCEKPGEILDKTRELVIAEFEKSEEEVKDGMDIALVSLTLNKKNDIENENEDNEHSVSHSHSTSHSVSHSHSLLKYAGAHNPLWVIRKGETEIEEIKADKQPIGKFIDAVDFQTHEITLNKGDRFYIFSDGFADQFGGDKGKKFKSSNFKKLLLSIQSNSMFEQQAIIDQTFEEWKGHLEQLDDVCVIGVEV
- a CDS encoding DUF3109 family protein → MIEIGDKLVSTELFEEEFVCNLSACKGACCVDGDDGAPLTMDEVNLLEDHIDLIKPYLNEKGLAEIEKNGVFYMDRDNDPVTMLNGGKECSFVTKGEDGIYKCGIEQAYRDGAIHFNKPISCHLYPIRVKEYRSFSSLNYDRWPICSDACKLGKELKVSVYKFLKEPIIRAFGEDFYNELEQVDKELKQTKLND
- the atpG gene encoding ATP synthase F1 subunit gamma gives rise to the protein MANLKEIRNRIASVDSTMQITSAMKMVSAAKLKRAQDAVTQMRPYSNKLQEILSNLSASLDLSENKFAERGDIKNVLIVAVTSNRGLCGGFNNNVIKEALRLAKNDYADKNVSVLSIGKKANDVFKKTEFNIRGRNLPSHMEEIWNDLSFDKAAPAAEKIMDAYTAGNIDKVILVYNHFKNVATQIVTAEQFLPIVPAESDEESKVNLDYIFEPSKEEIVESLIPKSLKIQLYSALLDSHAGEHGARMTAMHKATDNAAELNKQLKIDYNKARQAAITNEILEIVGGAEALKG
- the atpF gene encoding F0F1 ATP synthase subunit B, whose product is MHPLITPAVGQIIWGGLVFLVLLFLLKKFAWKPMLTAVNDREKVIAESIEMATKTKHEMQQMQAQNEKMLKEARVERDQMMKEATETSKKLVAEAREEAKAEANRIIADAQKTIQSEKAAALSELKTTVASLSLEIAEKVIKGEMTSDAKQKALAEKLAEDINVN
- the atpH gene encoding ATP synthase F1 subunit delta, coding for MAASKAAIRYATAYMDLAIEMKSIEKVYADVQMLDSLCYDSREFMAFLDSPIIQKRKKNTVYDAMFQGKVEKMTLEFLKLITKNSRENLLPEITESFISQYKKHKGIVVVNLKSAVALEDKVKKAIVAKVNEHFKGDVELNESVDQSLIGGFIVSVEDKQIDASIKSQLANLKNILLN
- the atpA gene encoding F0F1 ATP synthase subunit alpha produces the protein MADVKPAEVSAILREQLSGVKTEAELEEVGTILQVGDGIARIYGLNGVQYGEMIEFHNGLRGIVLNLEEDNVGAVLLGKSDEIKEGDTVKRLNLIASINVGEGIVGRVVDTMGTPIDGKGEIQGETLEMPLERKAPGVIFRQPVNEPLQTGIKAIDSMIPIGRGQRELIIGDRQTGKTTVAIDTILNQKEFYDKGEPVFCIYVAIGQKASTVAGIVSKLEAAGAMAYTTIVAANASDPAPMQFYAPFAGAAIGEYFRDTGRPALIIYDDLSKQAVAYREVSLLLRRPPGREAYPGDVFYLHSRLLERAAKVIADDKIAGEMNDLPESLKGKVKGGGSLTALPIIETQAGDVSAYIPTNVISITDGQIFLESNLFNSGVRPAINVGISVSRVGGSAQIKSMKKVSGTLKLDQAQYRELEAFAKFGSDLDAATKAVLDKGSKNVEILKQREGDPFRVENQVAIIYVGTKGLLTNVPVNKVKEFESQFINTLNANHKDTMDKLAKGDYNDDLTNVLETVAKDIAAKYE
- a CDS encoding trimeric intracellular cation channel family protein; its protein translation is MRSGFLFYDMFVVEVIGTMVFAISGALTAANKRFDFVGVSVIAFVTALGGGTIRDVLIGSLPVGWMQSKWYALAVFCGVVLAYVFYKKLQILRKSLFLFDAIGLGVFAIGGFQKALAAGIDPVYAIICGMITGTFGGLLRDVLCNDVPLIFRKEIYASAALVGVVVFFLFQNVFLLPVVGFIIAVSLVIGIRILAVKFNLGLPKIKID